The genomic interval CATCGCCCTCTGCTGGCTGGATCGCCTCTGTGCAGCTCTGCCTCCTTGCCTGTGGTTCTACTGTTCTGCAACAAGGACTTTACGTTTTAAGTGCATTTCAGTTTGGACCTAAAGCCAGCAGCTTTAAGATTCTATGTTTTGGGCTGCATTCTAAAAGACAGAAGTGCATCTGGAGCAGGTAAGTGTATTCAAACAAGAGCCGATACAGGGAAAGGTAATTGGACCTTCAGGGACGCAATGCTGAGCCTTGGACCCGATACAGAAACGTAGCAGGTGCGTCCAAGTCTTTTGGCAGACACTCCTATtcagaatgacaaaaaaaatactgcagaCTTTTTAATCTGCAGAGATGGAGGACTGTTATTCAGTTATGCATCactgttattaatattttttggaGTGTCTGGTTATATGGTGCAAGACTGCCCACCCcctctccccctcacacacacacacacacacacacacacacaccctaacccACCCACCCGCCCGCCAGCTTGCCCAAAACAAGTGCTTTTGGTGTTTCTCTCCTACTCTCGAGCCCTGGAGAGATGAGCCTTGTCAGTTCATTTGGATCTAGGCCCCGGCTCGCTGCTGTTATATTGGGGTGAGGTCAAAGTCATCGTTGACCTCGACAAGGGGGATGTGAAACTCTGGGATTTCGAAGATGCTGGTTGATTTGTAGGTGGCAGGGTCCAGCTCCTGTAGCTTCAGCTGCCACTCTAATCGCTGAACGGCATTAAGAGCCGCTGCCTCGTGCTGCTGCCTCATCAGGAGACACGTCTGTGACACACGAAAACAAAAACCATTATGTTGTACACAAAGGCCTTACAAATCTGATTAAAACActgaattttcttttacataaaaCATATGAACTTCAAATCCATGTAACGGAATTGTTCGTGTTTTTCTTGCCATAGCAACCACCACCACGACACCAATTTACCTTTAACTTGTCGAATTTGTCATCCACATCCTGAAGCCAAGACATGAACTGTCTTGCATTAAACCGATCTCTCACTGAGGTTTTCCCATCATCTCCCTGCCACACAAGCAAACAATACACATgtgtataaaacaaacaatttgaATATGTTATTCTCTTTGTGACAAACTGTCGTAACGAGTGCTTtctggtatttttttaaaatcctgaGCCAAGATTGTACAACACTGACAAAGGTAAATGGGTGCAATTTTCAATACACAATACTAGACtaagggggacacggtggcttagtggttagcacgttcgcctcacacctccagggtcggggttcgattcccgcctccaccttgtgtgtgtggagtttgaatgttctccccgtgcctcgggggtttcctccgggtactccggtttcctcccccggtccaaaaagacatgcatggtaggttgattggcatctctggaaaattgtccctagtgtgtgagtgcgtgagtgaatgagagtgtgtgtgtgtgtgccctgcgatgggttggcactccgtccagggtgtatcctgccttgatgcccgatgacgcctgagataggcacaggatccccgtgacccgaggtagttcggataagcggtagaagatgaatgattgaatgaatgaatgaatactaaaCTAGGTGTAGACGATGTGTCATCAACACACAACCGAGTCACACATAAGGACAATTAAAGATCTCGCAGCAGCACCAATAAAACAGCAGTGTGATACAGGTAAAGACTGCTAGTATATACCTGTACATCCTGGGGCATGTTGTATACTTCTGCATCCAACAAGACCGTGCAAGCACTGAAGGGTAGTGTTTGATTGGCTAACGTTCTTGCAGCACGATAATGGACACGTAGGACTTCTTGCTCATTGGACACAATCAACTTCTCCTGTGaggtgaataaaaaaagatccaaaataaatatataccaaaaaaaaagtcatttaacgACGCGTGTAACGTAAAATAACCGGACACTACCTCTCCATCAACATTATTCAACTTAGAGAATGTACTAATAAAGACAATAAGAAATCGCAGGTAAGAAGCGGCCACTTACCCGTTCAATGCTGTGCTGCAAGCGCAGTTTCATGCGCACAACCTCTTGCTGTTTGAACATCTCTTTTAGCGGTTCAGGTAGTGAGGGTGGTGGTGCAATCTAATAAACAGAATTCGTACGTTATTTTGGTCGACTTGCGATTTtgttttgtgaatatttttttccccgATAGTAAGTGACTCACCGTTGGAATACAGAGCTTACTCAGAGGATTCCCATCAAGCAGGTAGGACCCATTAAATGTAACATACTCATCATAGTATTGTGGTGCTTGAGGAATGACACTAAACAGCACCTTCCTCTTCTCCTCAATCTTTTTGCGGATATGCAGGAACTCGTAATAAGGATTTGACCTTTCGGTCTGGTAGGGCTGAATTTCCTCAAGCTTAAGGGAGTCCACGATTGCAGCCAGAGACTGTTGGGCCTTTTCTTTAATCTGCTGAGCTGAAAGACTGGCTTGCGTTGAAGGAGAAGCTCTGTGCATCTTCCGTTTTCTTGGATGCGTGACCTGGATGTCAACATCATCATCCAGAGTTTTCACTTTTGTCCTGGCTCCAGTTGGATCACTGTCTCGATCTACCACTGACAGTGGAGAAGAGCTTCCAGATGTTGCTCCACTGGTTAGTTCTGATTGAGAATCGAGTTGAACTCCGGTGCAGCCAAGATTCTGCTCTCCATCTGATGGAGTACCTGGTTTTGCAGATTTCTCTTCACCATCAAGTTGGTCTCGCATCTCTGCATCAACATCTGCTTTACTGTCTTGGAGAGGCTGGGTCTGAGCCGCATCCTCTGCAGCCACCACTTTCTCTACTTGCGTCTCAGCATTGACCTGGCTATGGTCTGGTTCTTCCCCTGATACTTCCATTGGCTCTTCAGATATCTGTTCAGGACTAGAACAGTGAAGGACATTTGAAATCGAAGGGACAGGCAAACTAAAATCCTTCATCTCCAACTGTGCATCGGCTGCACCTACATTCTCGCTGGAGTGACTTGACCTGCAGTCGTCTGGTGAAATCCTTTCTGCAACCTGCTGAGAATCTCGGAGCACACTGACTGTACATGGCGGTGTTTTAGTAGACTCCTCAGAACTGCTCCTACAAGAGCTAACAGATGGAGCTTGGCTAGCTGTCCAATCCATTGCATTTCCAGCAGAAACATTCTCCATGCACCTGGCCTCCATTATGATTTCAGGACCCATcgataaacttcttgttcttttctctagTCTCAACTCTATGTCTATCCTTGGTAGCTGGTCATTATTGGGATCAGACAGAGGATCCCATGTGAGGTTAACTGAATGCGTAGGTGTTTTAGTGGAGCTTTGCTCTGGCTGTGAGGAGGCAGCCTGTGCCACCTGAGCCACATATGTTAACGAGGAAGTTTTGTTTGAGCCTTCGGTCGTTTCTGTGTCCGGACTGTCAAGTTGATTTTGTCCACTTTGCTCTGATAAAGTATCGGTGTCTAGCTTGCTGACCTCTGCTGTATTTGGCAGCAAACTGCTGGCTTGTGAAAGGCTAGTTTGTTGACTTGCGTTATCTTTTACTGAAGTCTCTCTGGAGTTCGATACACACGCAAACTGGCTGCTTGAACTGCTGCTCGCATCCTCGACCCCAACAGAATGTTCGGTTTCGGGTATAGTGCAAGGGAGGTGCACTGACAATGAGCTGTGAATAGTAAGACTTTCCTGTGTGACTGCTCCACTGGGTTCAGTCTGGTGTACTTTACCAGGCTCCTCGCCGGAGTATGCTACATCACCGACTTTCGGAGATTCTTCAATTGGTCTGTCTGGTTCACATAGTACAGCTTTAGCATCCTCGTCCAGGACAGCTCTTAAGTAAGGAGACGCAAGTTTACTTGGCAATGGTGTTCGACTGCCAGAAGCTGTGTCAGGAAGACTGCTGGTTTCTTTATCGTTGAGAATTGGTGATCTGGAGGAGGACTGAACTATAAGGGAAGACTGAAGGAAAGGCGGCTGGGAGTCAGATGCTTCCAAATTGAGATCCGAGTCGTATTCTGCGGGCCTGGGAGTTAACATGCTAGCCTGGCAAGAATCCTCTGAACTGGCTACTGAGATCATAGACACTGATCTTGAAATGATACCAGAACGTTCACTGTCGGGTCTTGGAGATCGACTAAGGCTGTTTTCTATTACGGGACCAGACTTTCCAAAGCATGAGAGATTCTTTGCATCTAGTGAAAGTGTCCTTCCACCGGCTGCATCCTTTAAGATCTTCTCACGACCGGACGTCTCTGGGATTTCTGAGCTCTTGGAGCGTAAGAGCTCTTTGTTTGCATGAGGTTCGGTAGAAGTGGAAATTTTTGctttatctttgtttttctgcttcatAGAGTCGGCTCCTGGTCGTTGCTTTAGCCGTTCCCTTTCTTTTTGCTTGATCTTTTCCAAGTGTTTCTTGTGCCACTGCTCAATCTCCTGATCTTTCAAGCTCAGCATTCGTTCAAAGCTGGTCTGCATGAGGTCATCGTTAACCAATCGTTTCTCTTTGGGACGGGTTTCCTTTTGTGTAGTTGATGCTTTGGATTTGGACCTCTCTGATTCGGACTCAACAGGCCTTGCTTTACAGAGTTTGCTATCCCTATTCTGCTGTGACCTCTCTTTATCCTTGTCCTTTTCCTTGTGCCGCTCTCGGTCCCGGTCCCGGTGCCTTTCCAAATCTCTATCCCGCTCCCGTCTGTCCCGGTCTTTCTCGGG from Tachysurus vachellii isolate PV-2020 chromosome 1, HZAU_Pvac_v1, whole genome shotgun sequence carries:
- the ankrd12 gene encoding ankyrin repeat domain-containing protein 12 isoform X2; the protein is MAKPGTDRDGAMVEKTTGKKSKEKISPFTKTPKLDRSEIMGKEGKPKSSMKRKLSFSASPPRNGERDSDTDKDGPDKKRVKKESGGKKSTPVNILFGYPLSERKQMALLMQMTARDNSPDTTPSHPSQAPAVQKKTPNSSTSRQKDKVNKRNERGETPLHMAAIRGDVKQVKELIGLGADVNMKDFAGWTPLHEACNLGYYDVAKVLIGAGAEVNTQGLDDDTPLHDASSSGHKDIVKLLLQHGGNAFQANKRGERPVDVADSQEVEQLLKGEIPLSDPDDSSSDSEDPPSVNPSSVDENMEYSDTEKDSDGKSTTAKATSSVSGVDEYEFKDEEEEEDLSKALNDRHILRRDVRQKEKEEKEENHYTPKQSNKSDQTASSCKVKKPKSSRVLYCSSDSSDDEIEASSERKCSPTRSLCNDTHKTESRTKRESLTITSTEKGKANKKNKSKNKENQEVQEDGKENSKTLLFSTATVSDNSDKSVREEDSFKMSFSPKDDSSVHLFHLSAVKSPKLGYGQTDKQMTPLKQENAKTFVSIGDGSCPMDCVKYNHYTDSDYTEGSSSKSCKHKDKSKHHYKENSVDGDDRSSSPFKDASLSNSMDSAEGVFRKAEKDGKVVKKHKLKHKEKDKYRKDYESERNRHRQKELRKDGHRNLEFDREFWKENFFKSDESEELKGKCETPGSCSPQKSVDSSPVKEEKATLKDKHSVCNSNKERKQKDEREKDKLVKKEKKEMAYKDERGGKDGKGAENDDRSECLNLLRKPEDSIPSLFIKEEVEDKPLTGNLVDHNQLETTEKGSREKNDKRLPTKDRESDKCEKKQAEKEKKAKLEHLSDKSDLHNSTDRWKERDRLTIASNLSGERSHKENEKLKPVSVTKKYEENRKSKDKLERRSEKERQEKEHSSSDHRDKDRTSSEKKGKAPEKNSDHGKNDRIKEKEREKDKDSDKKKKEKAKESTLSSSSSNLKSLLEEKKGYTSESNKAVTLKLKEEVMKTPEKDRDRRERDRDLERHRDRDRERHKEKDKDKERSQQNRDSKLCKARPVESESERSKSKASTTQKETRPKEKRLVNDDLMQTSFERMLSLKDQEIEQWHKKHLEKIKQKERERLKQRPGADSMKQKNKDKAKISTSTEPHANKELLRSKSSEIPETSGREKILKDAAGGRTLSLDAKNLSCFGKSGPVIENSLSRSPRPDSERSGIISRSVSMISVASSEDSCQASMLTPRPAEYDSDLNLEASDSQPPFLQSSLIVQSSSRSPILNDKETSSLPDTASGSRTPLPSKLASPYLRAVLDEDAKAVLCEPDRPIEESPKVGDVAYSGEEPGKVHQTEPSGAVTQESLTIHSSLSVHLPCTIPETEHSVGVEDASSSSSSQFACVSNSRETSVKDNASQQTSLSQASSLLPNTAEVSKLDTDTLSEQSGQNQLDSPDTETTEGSNKTSSLTYVAQVAQAASSQPEQSSTKTPTHSVNLTWDPLSDPNNDQLPRIDIELRLEKRTRSLSMGPEIIMEARCMENVSAGNAMDWTASQAPSVSSCRSSSEESTKTPPCTVSVLRDSQQVAERISPDDCRSSHSSENVGAADAQLEMKDFSLPVPSISNVLHCSSPEQISEEPMEVSGEEPDHSQVNAETQVEKVVAAEDAAQTQPLQDSKADVDAEMRDQLDGEEKSAKPGTPSDGEQNLGCTGVQLDSQSELTSGATSGSSSPLSVVDRDSDPTGARTKVKTLDDDVDIQVTHPRKRKMHRASPSTQASLSAQQIKEKAQQSLAAIVDSLKLEEIQPYQTERSNPYYEFLHIRKKIEEKRKVLFSVIPQAPQYYDEYVTFNGSYLLDGNPLSKLCIPTIAPPPSLPEPLKEMFKQQEVVRMKLRLQHSIEREKLIVSNEQEVLRVHYRAARTLANQTLPFSACTVLLDAEVYNMPQDVQGDDGKTSVRDRFNARQFMSWLQDVDDKFDKLKTCLLMRQQHEAAALNAVQRLEWQLKLQELDPATYKSTSIFEIPEFHIPLVEVNDDFDLTPI
- the ankrd12 gene encoding ankyrin repeat domain-containing protein 12 isoform X1; its protein translation is MAKPGTDRDGAMVEKTTGKKSKEKISPFTKTPKLDRSEIMGKEGKPKSSMKRKLSFSASPPRNGERDSDTDDSDPGQSSDMWGERLLPPCRIYADKDGPDKKRVKKESGGKKSTPVNILFGYPLSERKQMALLMQMTARDNSPDTTPSHPSQAPAVQKKTPNSSTSRQKDKVNKRNERGETPLHMAAIRGDVKQVKELIGLGADVNMKDFAGWTPLHEACNLGYYDVAKVLIGAGAEVNTQGLDDDTPLHDASSSGHKDIVKLLLQHGGNAFQANKRGERPVDVADSQEVEQLLKGEIPLSDPDDSSSDSEDPPSVNPSSVDENMEYSDTEKDSDGKSTTAKATSSVSGVDEYEFKDEEEEEDLSKALNDRHILRRDVRQKEKEEKEENHYTPKQSNKSDQTASSCKVKKPKSSRVLYCSSDSSDDEIEASSERKCSPTRSLCNDTHKTESRTKRESLTITSTEKGKANKKNKSKNKENQEVQEDGKENSKTLLFSTATVSDNSDKSVREEDSFKMSFSPKDDSSVHLFHLSAVKSPKLGYGQTDKQMTPLKQENAKTFVSIGDGSCPMDCVKYNHYTDSDYTEGSSSKSCKHKDKSKHHYKENSVDGDDRSSSPFKDASLSNSMDSAEGVFRKAEKDGKVVKKHKLKHKEKDKYRKDYESERNRHRQKELRKDGHRNLEFDREFWKENFFKSDESEELKGKCETPGSCSPQKSVDSSPVKEEKATLKDKHSVCNSNKERKQKDEREKDKLVKKEKKEMAYKDERGGKDGKGAENDDRSECLNLLRKPEDSIPSLFIKEEVEDKPLTGNLVDHNQLETTEKGSREKNDKRLPTKDRESDKCEKKQAEKEKKAKLEHLSDKSDLHNSTDRWKERDRLTIASNLSGERSHKENEKLKPVSVTKKYEENRKSKDKLERRSEKERQEKEHSSSDHRDKDRTSSEKKGKAPEKNSDHGKNDRIKEKEREKDKDSDKKKKEKAKESTLSSSSSNLKSLLEEKKGYTSESNKAVTLKLKEEVMKTPEKDRDRRERDRDLERHRDRDRERHKEKDKDKERSQQNRDSKLCKARPVESESERSKSKASTTQKETRPKEKRLVNDDLMQTSFERMLSLKDQEIEQWHKKHLEKIKQKERERLKQRPGADSMKQKNKDKAKISTSTEPHANKELLRSKSSEIPETSGREKILKDAAGGRTLSLDAKNLSCFGKSGPVIENSLSRSPRPDSERSGIISRSVSMISVASSEDSCQASMLTPRPAEYDSDLNLEASDSQPPFLQSSLIVQSSSRSPILNDKETSSLPDTASGSRTPLPSKLASPYLRAVLDEDAKAVLCEPDRPIEESPKVGDVAYSGEEPGKVHQTEPSGAVTQESLTIHSSLSVHLPCTIPETEHSVGVEDASSSSSSQFACVSNSRETSVKDNASQQTSLSQASSLLPNTAEVSKLDTDTLSEQSGQNQLDSPDTETTEGSNKTSSLTYVAQVAQAASSQPEQSSTKTPTHSVNLTWDPLSDPNNDQLPRIDIELRLEKRTRSLSMGPEIIMEARCMENVSAGNAMDWTASQAPSVSSCRSSSEESTKTPPCTVSVLRDSQQVAERISPDDCRSSHSSENVGAADAQLEMKDFSLPVPSISNVLHCSSPEQISEEPMEVSGEEPDHSQVNAETQVEKVVAAEDAAQTQPLQDSKADVDAEMRDQLDGEEKSAKPGTPSDGEQNLGCTGVQLDSQSELTSGATSGSSSPLSVVDRDSDPTGARTKVKTLDDDVDIQVTHPRKRKMHRASPSTQASLSAQQIKEKAQQSLAAIVDSLKLEEIQPYQTERSNPYYEFLHIRKKIEEKRKVLFSVIPQAPQYYDEYVTFNGSYLLDGNPLSKLCIPTIAPPPSLPEPLKEMFKQQEVVRMKLRLQHSIEREKLIVSNEQEVLRVHYRAARTLANQTLPFSACTVLLDAEVYNMPQDVQGDDGKTSVRDRFNARQFMSWLQDVDDKFDKLKTCLLMRQQHEAAALNAVQRLEWQLKLQELDPATYKSTSIFEIPEFHIPLVEVNDDFDLTPI